The following coding sequences are from one Anopheles bellator chromosome X, idAnoBellAS_SP24_06.2, whole genome shotgun sequence window:
- the LOC131213887 gene encoding DNA ligase 4-like, whose protein sequence is MPNEDFGTKFSELTALLDRVKKTKTKTDVFRRFFASFEQALRTNTSDGTAKRSVYPILRLLVPGCDRKRKAYGFRHTLLAHGYIRALGLSRQSDEARQLLSNETAGDLADRIAHLVHGRCPAQGSLTVSDVNNYLDTLNNDERSPDVSRQTQVEQVLAELLKRGSSADHRWLVRILLKDLRLGVGNRRVLQLYHGQAPQLYDALSDLEQLVHIIESNVSATESITSYVQPMHHVRPMLCQRIDLRLVGGLLQRATYWAETKMDGERFQLHKIGPSFRYLSRNGIDYSERFGATAEQLDGTLTPLIAQLLAPTVDSVILDGEMMVYDRRELRYRDKCENTDVKSLRPGSIEFRPCFCVYDVLHHNGRNIADLPYAERACLLGALIVREQAGFLVRCHRERVRDATHLVELLNGAIDACHEGIVLKREDAPYRPNHRNNSGWFKLKPDYVDGLVVDFDLLIVGGFYGQRQTYVNSFLVGVLDDRRSPERVTRGPGFRFLSVAKVSMGLAVAQWNELNRTLSPHWRKMEGGGAIEPDGASDSVQCGQTVPDVWIDPNVSVVLQLRGSELVRSGSYAAGYTLRFPRIVSIRTDRRYDDVCTISEVEALVRDGGIVSGQSTSRPTGPLDPARQATKLAKRHVTVADLWDAHVQDQPAPAGKRRKKPVGSFAQGPPMAPPKTLLDRVCEGREYCVMSTAAGLPELAELERMIQQHGGRAVANPGTKTCAIIAGDRTYKVQLYIKAARWDVVSVKWMLRAIGDEAARHGPLEPFQPADMLATTEKTRLQLALLYDRYGDSYDRPVTPTYFKRFLKQLGSRVVPSCPLPILTEREIARAERSLMGATRFSSRRPFRGCSAQFFCSPCEVHENGEEDKNIAALNRYRAEREMLRYVRHGGRWLRDANTGSVSHMFVVGDSNPLSTGTLGAGEAERPSVTILPIEWIKASLETNQRSESFGTMM, encoded by the coding sequence ATGCCCAACGAAGACTTTGGCACCAAGTTCAGCGAGCTAACGGCATTGCTGGACCgggtaaaaaaaacaaaaactaaaacggACGTGTTCCGTcgatttttcgcttcattcgAGCAAGCTTTACGTACGAATACGTCAGACGGCACCGCCAAACGCAGCGTCTATCCCATTTTAAGGTTGCTAGTTCCTGGGTGCGATCGTAAACGAAAAGCGTATGGCTTTCGCCACACGCTGCTGGCCCATGGATACATTCGGGCACTCGGATTGAGCCGCCAGAGTGACGAGGCGCGCCAACTCTTGTCCAATGAAACGGCCGGCGATCTAGCCGATCGAATCGCGCACCTGGTACATGGACGATGCCCCGCCCAAGGTTCTCTAACCGTGAGCGATGTGAACAATTATCTGGATACTCTCAACAACGATGAACGGTCACCCGACGTAAGTCGCCAGACGCAAGTCGAGCAGGTGCTGGCGGAACTGCTGAAGCGTGGATCGTCGGCAGACCACCGTTGGCTCGTGCGCATTCTCCTCAAAGATCTTCGTCTCGGTGTCGGTAACCGACGCGTCCTACAACTGTACCACGGGCAAGCTCCACAGCTTTACGATGCGCTCAGCGATCTGGAGCAACTGGTACATATAATTGAGTCGAATGTGTCTGCGACCGAGAGCATCACAAGCTATGTTCAGCCGATGCATCACGTGCGCCCGATGCTCTGCCAGCGGATCGATCTTCGGCTCGTTGGCGGCCTACTGCAGCGTGCCACGTACTGGGCTGAAACAAAGATGGATGGTGAGCGGTTTCAGCTGCACAAGATCGGTCCTAGCTTCCGCTACCTATCGCGCAACGGCATCGATTATTCGGAACGATTCGGCGCTACAGCGGAGCAACTCGATGGCACTCTCACGCCGCTGATCGCACAACTGCTCGCACCCACCGTCGACAGTGTGATTTTGGACGGGGAGATGATGGTATACGACCGGCGCGAACTGCGTTACCGAGATAAGTGCGAAAATACGGATGTCAAATCGTTGCGTCCCGGGTCAATCGAATTTCGGCCATGTTTCTGCGTGTACGATGTACTGCACCACAATGGGCGCAACATTGCTGATCTGCCATATGCGGAACGGGCCTGCCTGCTGGGTGCACTGATTGTCCGCGAGCAGGCCGGGTTTCTAGTGCGTTGCCACCGCGAACGGGTTCGCGACGCAACGCACCTGGTAGAGTTACTGAACGGTGCAATTGATGCGTGTCACGAGGGTATCGTGTTGAAGCGGGAAGACGCACCGTATCGGCCGAACCACCGGAACAACAGTGGCTGGTTCAAGCTGAAACCGGACTACGTCGATGGACTGGTGGTGGACTTCGATCTGCTGATTGTCGGCGGGTTCTACGGGCAGCGCCAGACGTATGTGAACTCTTTCCTCGTAGGCGTGCTggacgatcgtcgatcgccagAACGGGTCACTAGAGGGcccggtttccgttttctttcggtcGCCAAAGTATCGATGGGTCTCGCGGTAGCACAATGGAATGAGCTGAATCGCACATTGTCTCCACACTGGCGGAAAATGGAGGGAGGCGGTGCAATCGAGCCCGACGGTGCGAGCGACAGTGTCCAATGTGGGCAAACGGTACCGGACGTTTGGATCGATCCAAACGTCTCCGTTGTGCTGCAACTACGTGGTTCCGAGCTGGTTCGTAGTGGGTCATACGCGGCCGGCTACACACTGCGATTTCCGCGGATCGTCTCTATTCGTACCGATCGACGATACGACGATGTGTGCACAATAAGCGAGGTGGAAGCTTTGGTCCGCGACGGCGGTATCGTCTCCGGCCAGTCGACTAGTCGGCCAACTGGCCCCCTTGATCCTGCACGACAGGCTACGAAACTCGCCAAGCGCCATGTGACCGTAGCGGATCTTTGGGACGCTCACGTGCAGGatcagccagcgccagccggCAAACGTCGCAAGAAACCGGTTGGTTCCTTCGCTCAGGGGCCGCCTATGGCACCACCAAAAACTCTCCTCGACAGGGTGTGCGAAGGTAGAGAATATTGCGTTATGAGCACAGCTGCTGGGCTACCCGAGCTCGCAGAGCTAGAGCGGATGATTCAACAACACGGGGGCAGGGCTGTAGCTAATCCCGGAACTAAAACCTGCGCTATCATTGCCGGTGACCGCACGTACAAAGTACAACTGTATATCAAAGCAGCGCGGTGGGATGTAGTAAGTGTGAAGTGGATGCTGCGTGCGATCGGTGATGAAGCAGCAAGGCACGGGCCGCTGGAACCATTTCAACCTGCCGATATGTTGGCGACCACCGAGAAGACCCGTCTCCAGCTCGCACTGTTGTACGATCGCTACGGAGATTCTTACGACCGTCCCGTAACACCAACATACTTTAAGCGTTTCCTGAAACAGCTCGGTTCGAGAGTCGTCCCCTCATGCCCTCTGCCGATACTAACCGAACGTGAAATAGCACGTGCTGAACGCTCTCTGATGGGTGCGACCAGATTCAGCTCAAGACGCCCTTTCCGAGGCTGCTCCGCACAGTTCTTTTGCTCACCGTGCGAAGTACACGAAAATGGAGAAGAGGATAAAAATATCGCAGCGCTGAATCGTTACAGAGCGGAACGGGAAATGTTGCGTTACGTCCGACACGGTGGACGCTGGCTACGGGATGCAAACACCGGTTCAGTTTCACATATGTTCGTAGTAGGGGACTCCAATCCTCTCTCTACAGGCACGCTGGGCGCTGGCGAGGCCGAACGGCCATCGGTAACGATTTTGCCAATCGAATGGATTAAAGCATCTCTCGAGACAAACCAACGATCCGAAAGCTTTGGTACGATGATGTAA
- the LOC131213888 gene encoding uncharacterized protein LOC131213888 codes for MVASEQEEDIAPKRETTAAPAPTSAADNVNESEISKRTFRLEVWSKMRSEKRSQSAGPSNNSTRKIPFFPEAEQAAERLAETDEFKQASKIKVNIDLVQESVKLQVLKAHKTLFVAPSQKSEFLYAKIKSCNVNEVPLTIQKRIVKMLGPEDTYEELGIDQAEPVDMVVVGCVAVSEQGQRIGKGNGYVDLEIALLAEQGVITPKTVIATTVADAQVYDVLPEELFQPYDFTIDLIVTPTRVIRVANRPTPRVIGIQWGLLSARRLEVVRVLKKLKEQLEAQGKVIALKDEDTDVESFRKPRNQRSGGGSGQRRQQTRRRRSVRNQQNGAADTGAGAAIRSHDEGGKEGAEKRTGEEGGGGGRRARRKPRYGRKVRNYSDSDSSQGRDGGVVGKSESASGGGGGRGKRHRGISGRSGGGQLEENEQFANGAGGKSGRNRSGKAGGTGNGRPRGRVLQHQDSVRIRVSNMFAVRFKDFKEELRFRDCYPSKISKGRYGKCMLIFPKRDNTDEQSQAEELLSKLSDMRITVQQKDGEAKQVELKCELHQRRRDGSTSDHDVENHESQQEQQGQQDQYAPHGQQREQAQQPSPHSEGGQKVS; via the exons ATGGTTGCTAGCGAACAGGAGGAAGACATCGCcccgaaaagggaaacaactgcggcaccggcaccaacgTCTGCGGCAG ACAATGTTAACGAGTCGGAAATCAGCAAACGTACTTTTCGTTTAGAAGTATGGTCGAAGATGCGTTCTGAGAAACGTTCGCAGAGCGCTGGTCCCAGCAACAACTCTACGCGAAAAATACCCTTTTTTCCAGAGGCGGAACAAGCTGCCGAGCGTCTTGCTGAAACCGATGAGTTTAAACAAGCGA GCAAAATTAAGGTCAACATTGATCTTGTACAAGAGTCAGTCAAACTGCAAGTGCTGAAGGCGCACAAAACGCTTTTCGTTGCACCATCGCAAAAGTCTGAGTTTTTGTATGCTAAGATCAAATCCTGCAACGTAAACGAGGTACCACTAACAATACAGAAACGCATAGTAAAAATGCTCGGCCCGGAAGACACATACGAGGAGCTCG GTATTGATCAAGCCGAACCCGTTGATATGGTTGTTGTGGGATGCGTTGCAGTAAGCGAGCAAGGACAGCGCATTGGTAAGGGTAACGGCTACGTGGATTTGGAAATTGCGTTGCTCGCTGAACAAGGCGTGATTACACCGAAGACTGTAATCGCCACAACTGTGGCGGATGCTCAGGTGTATGATGTTTTGCCGGAAGAATTGTTCCAACCGTATGATTTCACCATTGATCTGATTGTAACGCCGACACGTGTAATCCGCGTCGCAAATCGGCCAACACCGCGGGTTATTGGCATCCAATGGGGCCTACTATCAGCTCGTCGCCTGGAGGTTGTGCGCGTGCTGAAAAAGTTGAAAGAGCAGCTCGAAGCTCAAGGCAAGGTAATCGCTCTCAAGGACGAAGATACAGATGTCGAAAGCTTCCGCAAACCACGCAATCAACGAAGCGGGGGTGGTAGTGGCCAACGTCGCCAGCAaacccgccgccgtcgctcaGTGCGTAATCAACAGAATGGCGCGGCAGAtaccggtgctggtgccgccATTCGCAGTCACGATGAGGGCGGAAAGGAAGGTGCCGAAAAGCGAACAGGCGAAgaaggaggtggtggtggtcgtcgggCTCGCCGAAAACCACGCTACGGACGTAAAGTACGGAAttattccgattccgattcttCTCAGGGTCGTGACGGTGGTGTAGTTGGCAAATCTGaatcggcttccggtggcggtggtggacgTGGCAAACGGCATCGCGGCATTTCAGGGCGAAGTGGAGGTGGTCAGTTGGAGGAGAACGAACAGTTTgccaacggtgccggtggaaaaagCGGAAGGAATCGCAGCGGCAAGGCAGGTGGTACCGGCAACGGCAGACCCAGAGGCCGAGTGTTGCAACATCAAGACAGCGTGAGGATCCGCGTGTCGAACATGTTCGCGGTTCGCTTCAAGGATTTCAAAGAAGAACTGCGCTTCCGCGACTGCTACCCTTCGAAGATTAGTAAGGGTCGCTACGGTAAGTGTATGCTGATCTTCCCGAAGCGCGACAACACTGACGAGCAGAGTCAGGCAGAAGAGTTACTCAGTAAGCTGTCCGACATGCGCATCACAGTACAACAAAAAGACGGCGAGGCGAAACAAGTTGAGTTAAAATGCGAGCTGCACCAGAGGCGCCGTGATGGATCGACCAGCGACCATGATGTGGAGAATCACGAATCGCAACAGGAGCAACAGGGTCAGCAAGATCAGTACGCGCCACATGGCCAGCAACGAGAGCAAGCCCAACAGCCATCGCCACACAGTGAAGGCGGTCAAAAAGTATCCTAA